A single genomic interval of Bradyrhizobium sp. AZCC 1693 harbors:
- a CDS encoding TRAFAC clade GTPase domain-containing protein produces the protein MAMIEPNVSIVGLPGSGKTTFLAALWHLVQSGEIPTRLRYGSMSNEDYAYLNQIVKLWRRATEQGRTQIAGMKSIAMHLVDAEGRAIRVSFPDVPGENYRAMWEDRKVDEGLAENLGTGNIMLLVNGDRIKAPAWITERLHLAGKVEKGPAEEPARWEPRHAPTQVQLVDLLQHLMRAPLHRGARLLAVMIGAWDQVEGEGLSPVDFQAAKLPFLDQYLKSGRDEWTFRTYGLSAQGGEFDENDENNASAKVRTDANRLRELDVLSTRIRLVSDGPESHDLTEPLEWLMGDQ, from the coding sequence ATGGCGATGATCGAACCGAACGTCTCGATCGTGGGCTTGCCCGGCTCGGGAAAGACCACGTTTCTTGCCGCGCTCTGGCATCTGGTCCAGAGCGGCGAAATACCGACGCGGTTGCGGTACGGTTCGATGAGCAACGAGGACTACGCGTACCTGAACCAGATCGTGAAGCTCTGGCGCAGGGCGACCGAGCAGGGGCGCACGCAGATCGCCGGAATGAAATCGATCGCCATGCACCTCGTCGATGCCGAAGGCCGCGCGATCCGGGTGAGCTTCCCGGACGTTCCCGGCGAGAACTACCGCGCGATGTGGGAGGACCGGAAGGTCGATGAAGGATTGGCCGAGAACCTCGGCACCGGAAACATCATGCTGCTGGTCAACGGCGACCGCATCAAAGCGCCCGCCTGGATAACCGAGCGTTTGCATCTTGCGGGAAAGGTGGAGAAAGGACCTGCGGAGGAGCCGGCCCGCTGGGAGCCCAGACATGCTCCGACCCAGGTCCAGTTGGTCGATCTGCTTCAGCATCTCATGCGGGCGCCTTTGCATCGTGGGGCGCGCCTACTGGCGGTCATGATCGGGGCGTGGGACCAGGTGGAGGGAGAGGGTTTGTCGCCGGTCGATTTCCAGGCGGCCAAGCTTCCCTTTCTCGACCAGTATCTGAAGAGCGGCCGCGACGAATGGACGTTCCGCACCTACGGGCTGAGCGCCCAGGGCGGCGAGTTCGACGAAAATGACGAGAACAACGCATCCGCCAAGGTGAGGACGGATGCGAACCGGCTCCGCGAGCTCGACGTTCTATCGACGCGGATACGTCTGGTCTCGGATGGTCCGGAGTCTCACGATCTCACGGAGCCCCTCGAATGGTTGATGGGCGATCAGTGA